From a region of the Coffea arabica cultivar ET-39 chromosome 3e, Coffea Arabica ET-39 HiFi, whole genome shotgun sequence genome:
- the LOC113722179 gene encoding la-related protein 6B isoform X1, which produces MMDASAAASTSSSSSAGADYLPETLSRSYSSSLLDHDRPLHRFKSSSLSSSPSDPCLYKSASLSKLNARAPEFVPRISISSAAASPSSSPSLLSPSVSSPSLSSLSSSCGNLLSLVQSEQQSDLAATFVVPRPPGVPSLVHVFNSNGASSSASSRAVFQLTSSSLDTNLASALGYPSQLQLYGVAAPGLGGFLNQQQDLSVLAHSSSDAFDPSKIGLSEEIALKIINQVEFYFSDINLATTGFLYKIMVKDPEGFVPISVIASIKKIKTLTKSQSQLASVLKGSSKLVVSEDGKKVRRLHPLTELDMEDVQSRIIIAENLPEDHCHQNLLKIFSAVGSVKSIRSCQPSGPTVTSTSRAAKGDPVNFSNKLHAFVEYESVELAEKAVLELNEGNWRNGLKVRLLLKRSPKAAQARDKKAGHEGEYSFKDEDGFGPEHIQQHEKCLDDFVQPPNEPMWEEHGNNKEGGLRKSRSREFREVNENRGWGKGRGRPAYNSNNRGNHPGVTSNVPLNIEQPTAAKQPPVPRMPDGTKGFSMGRGKPVAVRIA; this is translated from the exons ATGATGGACGCTTCGGCAGCTGCTTCGACATCGTCGTCATCATCAGCTGGAGCTGATTATCTTCCCGAAACCCTAAGCCGGTCCTATTCATCCTCTCTCCTCGATCACGACCGTCCACTCCATCGCTTCAAATCTTCTTCCTTATCCTCATCTCCCTCCGATCCATGCCTCTATAAATCCGCCTCCTTGAGTAAGCTCAACGCCCGCGCTCCCGAATTCGTTCCTCGCATCTCGATTTCGTCCGCCGCTGCGTCTCCTTCGTCTTCGCCGTCTCTCTTGTCGCCCTCTGTATCTTCCCCCTCCTTGTCTTCCTTGTCGTCTTCCTGCGGGAACTTGCTGTCCTTGGTTCAGTCTGAGCAGCAGAGCGATCTCGCCGCTACTTTCGTCGTTCCCCGCCCTCCTGGAGTTCCCTCCTTGGTACATGTGTTTAATTCCAATGGGGCTTCGTCTTCGGCCTCCTCCAGAGCTGTCTTTCAGCTGACGTCGTCCTCGCTCGACACCAATTTGGCCTCCGCCTTGGGGTACCCTTCGCAGCTCCAATTGTACGGTGTTGCTGCTCCTGGACTTGGAGGCTTTCTCAATCAACAGCAGGACCTTTCTGTCTTGGCCCACTCTAGTTCCGATGCTTTTGATCCCTCCAAAATTGGCCTATCTGAAGAGATTGCTCTCAAAATTATCAATCAG GTGGAGTTTTATTTCAGTGATATAAATCTGGCCACTACTGGTTTTTTGTATAAAATTATGGTTAAAGATCCTGAAGGATTTG TACCAATATCTGTCATTGCATCGATAAAGAAGATCAAAACTCTCACTAAAAGTCAATCTCAGCTTGCCAGTGTCCTTAAGGGCTCATCAAAGCTT GTTGTTAGTGAGGATGGAAAAAAGGTCAGACGCCTGCATCCGCTGACTGAATTAGACATGGAAGATGTGCAA TCCAGGATAATCATTGCTGAAAATCTGCCGGAGGACCACTGTCACCAGAATTTGCTGAAGATTTTCTCAGCAGTGGGAAG TGTAAAGTCCATTCGAAGTTGTCAGCCTAGTGGACCAACAGTAACATCTACATCTAGAGCTGCGAAAGGAGATCCTGTGAACTTCAGTAACAAG TTGCATGCATTTGTGGAATATGAATCAGTAGAACTTGCTGAGAAAGCG GTTTTGGAGCTAAATGAGGGTAACTGGAGGAATGGTCTCAAAGTGCGGTTACTGCTTAAACGCTCA CCCAAAGCTGCTCAGGCACGTGATAAAAAAGCTGGTCACGAGGGCGAGTACAGCTTCAAGGACGAAGATGGATTTGGACCAGAGCACATACAGCAACATGAGAAATGTTTGGATGATTTTGTGCAACCACCAAATGAGCCTATG TGGGAGGAACATGGCAACAACAAGGAAGGTGGACTGAGAAAAAGCAGAAGTCGTGAGTTTCGCGAAGTTAATGAAAATCGTGGTTGGGGAAAGGGACGTGGACGCCCTGCATATAATTCCAACAATCGTGGAAATCATCCAGGGGTAACTTCAAATGTTCCCTTGAATATTGAGCAGCCAACTGCGGCTAAGCAGCCTCCAGTGCCACGGATGCCAGATGGAACAAAGGGGTTCTCCATGGGTCGTGGAAAGCCAGTTGCTGTCAGAATTGCTTGA
- the LOC113722179 gene encoding la-related protein 6B isoform X2, with protein MMDASAAASTSSSSSAGADYLPETLSRSYSSSLLDHDRPLHRFKSSSLSSSPSDPCLYKSASLSKLNARAPEFVPRISISSAAASPSSSPSLLSPSVSSPSLSSLSSSCGNLLSLVQSEQQSDLAATFVVPRPPGVPSLVHVFNSNGASSSASSRAVFQLTSSSLDTNLASALGYPSQLQLYGVAAPGLGGFLNQQQDLSVLAHSSSDAFDPSKIGLSEEIALKIINQVEFYFSDINLATTGFLYKIMVKDPEGFVPISVIASIKKIKTLTKSQSQLASVLKGSSKLVVSEDGKKVRRLHPLTELDMEDVQSRIIIAENLPEDHCHQNLLKIFSAVGSVKSIRSCQPSGPTVTSTSRAAKGDPVNFSNKLHAFVEYESVELAEKAVLELNEGNWRNGLKVRLLLKRSARDKKAGHEGEYSFKDEDGFGPEHIQQHEKCLDDFVQPPNEPMWEEHGNNKEGGLRKSRSREFREVNENRGWGKGRGRPAYNSNNRGNHPGVTSNVPLNIEQPTAAKQPPVPRMPDGTKGFSMGRGKPVAVRIA; from the exons ATGATGGACGCTTCGGCAGCTGCTTCGACATCGTCGTCATCATCAGCTGGAGCTGATTATCTTCCCGAAACCCTAAGCCGGTCCTATTCATCCTCTCTCCTCGATCACGACCGTCCACTCCATCGCTTCAAATCTTCTTCCTTATCCTCATCTCCCTCCGATCCATGCCTCTATAAATCCGCCTCCTTGAGTAAGCTCAACGCCCGCGCTCCCGAATTCGTTCCTCGCATCTCGATTTCGTCCGCCGCTGCGTCTCCTTCGTCTTCGCCGTCTCTCTTGTCGCCCTCTGTATCTTCCCCCTCCTTGTCTTCCTTGTCGTCTTCCTGCGGGAACTTGCTGTCCTTGGTTCAGTCTGAGCAGCAGAGCGATCTCGCCGCTACTTTCGTCGTTCCCCGCCCTCCTGGAGTTCCCTCCTTGGTACATGTGTTTAATTCCAATGGGGCTTCGTCTTCGGCCTCCTCCAGAGCTGTCTTTCAGCTGACGTCGTCCTCGCTCGACACCAATTTGGCCTCCGCCTTGGGGTACCCTTCGCAGCTCCAATTGTACGGTGTTGCTGCTCCTGGACTTGGAGGCTTTCTCAATCAACAGCAGGACCTTTCTGTCTTGGCCCACTCTAGTTCCGATGCTTTTGATCCCTCCAAAATTGGCCTATCTGAAGAGATTGCTCTCAAAATTATCAATCAG GTGGAGTTTTATTTCAGTGATATAAATCTGGCCACTACTGGTTTTTTGTATAAAATTATGGTTAAAGATCCTGAAGGATTTG TACCAATATCTGTCATTGCATCGATAAAGAAGATCAAAACTCTCACTAAAAGTCAATCTCAGCTTGCCAGTGTCCTTAAGGGCTCATCAAAGCTT GTTGTTAGTGAGGATGGAAAAAAGGTCAGACGCCTGCATCCGCTGACTGAATTAGACATGGAAGATGTGCAA TCCAGGATAATCATTGCTGAAAATCTGCCGGAGGACCACTGTCACCAGAATTTGCTGAAGATTTTCTCAGCAGTGGGAAG TGTAAAGTCCATTCGAAGTTGTCAGCCTAGTGGACCAACAGTAACATCTACATCTAGAGCTGCGAAAGGAGATCCTGTGAACTTCAGTAACAAG TTGCATGCATTTGTGGAATATGAATCAGTAGAACTTGCTGAGAAAGCG GTTTTGGAGCTAAATGAGGGTAACTGGAGGAATGGTCTCAAAGTGCGGTTACTGCTTAAACGCTCA GCACGTGATAAAAAAGCTGGTCACGAGGGCGAGTACAGCTTCAAGGACGAAGATGGATTTGGACCAGAGCACATACAGCAACATGAGAAATGTTTGGATGATTTTGTGCAACCACCAAATGAGCCTATG TGGGAGGAACATGGCAACAACAAGGAAGGTGGACTGAGAAAAAGCAGAAGTCGTGAGTTTCGCGAAGTTAATGAAAATCGTGGTTGGGGAAAGGGACGTGGACGCCCTGCATATAATTCCAACAATCGTGGAAATCATCCAGGGGTAACTTCAAATGTTCCCTTGAATATTGAGCAGCCAACTGCGGCTAAGCAGCCTCCAGTGCCACGGATGCCAGATGGAACAAAGGGGTTCTCCATGGGTCGTGGAAAGCCAGTTGCTGTCAGAATTGCTTGA
- the LOC113722179 gene encoding la-related protein 6B isoform X3: protein MMDASAAASTSSSSSAGADYLPETLSRSYSSSLLDHDRPLHRFKSSSLSSSPSDPCLYKSASLSKLNARAPEFVPRISISSAAASPSSSPSLLSPSVSSPSLSSLSSSCGNLLSLVQSEQQSDLAATFVVPRPPGVPSLVHVFNSNGASSSASSRAVFQLTSSSLDTNLASALGYPSQLQLYGVAAPGLGGFLNQQQDLSVLAHSSSDAFDPSKIGLSEEIALKIINQVEFYFSDINLATTGFLYKIMVKDPEGFVPISVIASIKKIKTLTKSQSQLASVLKGSSKLVVSEDGKKVRRLHPLTELDMEDVQSRIIIAENLPEDHCHQNLLKIFSAVGSVKSIRSCQPSGPTVTSTSRAAKGDPVNFSNKVLELNEGNWRNGLKVRLLLKRSPKAAQARDKKAGHEGEYSFKDEDGFGPEHIQQHEKCLDDFVQPPNEPMWEEHGNNKEGGLRKSRSREFREVNENRGWGKGRGRPAYNSNNRGNHPGVTSNVPLNIEQPTAAKQPPVPRMPDGTKGFSMGRGKPVAVRIA from the exons ATGATGGACGCTTCGGCAGCTGCTTCGACATCGTCGTCATCATCAGCTGGAGCTGATTATCTTCCCGAAACCCTAAGCCGGTCCTATTCATCCTCTCTCCTCGATCACGACCGTCCACTCCATCGCTTCAAATCTTCTTCCTTATCCTCATCTCCCTCCGATCCATGCCTCTATAAATCCGCCTCCTTGAGTAAGCTCAACGCCCGCGCTCCCGAATTCGTTCCTCGCATCTCGATTTCGTCCGCCGCTGCGTCTCCTTCGTCTTCGCCGTCTCTCTTGTCGCCCTCTGTATCTTCCCCCTCCTTGTCTTCCTTGTCGTCTTCCTGCGGGAACTTGCTGTCCTTGGTTCAGTCTGAGCAGCAGAGCGATCTCGCCGCTACTTTCGTCGTTCCCCGCCCTCCTGGAGTTCCCTCCTTGGTACATGTGTTTAATTCCAATGGGGCTTCGTCTTCGGCCTCCTCCAGAGCTGTCTTTCAGCTGACGTCGTCCTCGCTCGACACCAATTTGGCCTCCGCCTTGGGGTACCCTTCGCAGCTCCAATTGTACGGTGTTGCTGCTCCTGGACTTGGAGGCTTTCTCAATCAACAGCAGGACCTTTCTGTCTTGGCCCACTCTAGTTCCGATGCTTTTGATCCCTCCAAAATTGGCCTATCTGAAGAGATTGCTCTCAAAATTATCAATCAG GTGGAGTTTTATTTCAGTGATATAAATCTGGCCACTACTGGTTTTTTGTATAAAATTATGGTTAAAGATCCTGAAGGATTTG TACCAATATCTGTCATTGCATCGATAAAGAAGATCAAAACTCTCACTAAAAGTCAATCTCAGCTTGCCAGTGTCCTTAAGGGCTCATCAAAGCTT GTTGTTAGTGAGGATGGAAAAAAGGTCAGACGCCTGCATCCGCTGACTGAATTAGACATGGAAGATGTGCAA TCCAGGATAATCATTGCTGAAAATCTGCCGGAGGACCACTGTCACCAGAATTTGCTGAAGATTTTCTCAGCAGTGGGAAG TGTAAAGTCCATTCGAAGTTGTCAGCCTAGTGGACCAACAGTAACATCTACATCTAGAGCTGCGAAAGGAGATCCTGTGAACTTCAGTAACAAG GTTTTGGAGCTAAATGAGGGTAACTGGAGGAATGGTCTCAAAGTGCGGTTACTGCTTAAACGCTCA CCCAAAGCTGCTCAGGCACGTGATAAAAAAGCTGGTCACGAGGGCGAGTACAGCTTCAAGGACGAAGATGGATTTGGACCAGAGCACATACAGCAACATGAGAAATGTTTGGATGATTTTGTGCAACCACCAAATGAGCCTATG TGGGAGGAACATGGCAACAACAAGGAAGGTGGACTGAGAAAAAGCAGAAGTCGTGAGTTTCGCGAAGTTAATGAAAATCGTGGTTGGGGAAAGGGACGTGGACGCCCTGCATATAATTCCAACAATCGTGGAAATCATCCAGGGGTAACTTCAAATGTTCCCTTGAATATTGAGCAGCCAACTGCGGCTAAGCAGCCTCCAGTGCCACGGATGCCAGATGGAACAAAGGGGTTCTCCATGGGTCGTGGAAAGCCAGTTGCTGTCAGAATTGCTTGA
- the LOC113722179 gene encoding la-related protein 6B isoform X4 codes for MMDASAAASTSSSSSAGADYLPETLSRSYSSSLLDHDRPLHRFKSSSLSSSPSDPCLYKSASLSKLNARAPEFVPRISISSAAASPSSSPSLLSPSVSSPSLSSLSSSCGNLLSLVQSEQQSDLAATFVVPRPPGVPSLVHVFNSNGASSSASSRAVFQLTSSSLDTNLASALGYPSQLQLYGVAAPGLGGFLNQQQDLSVLAHSSSDAFDPSKIGLSEEIALKIINQVEFYFSDINLATTGFLYKIMVKDPEGFVPISVIASIKKIKTLTKSQSQLASVLKGSSKLVVSEDGKKVRRLHPLTELDMEDVQSRIIIAENLPEDHCHQNLLKIFSAVGSVKSIRSCQPSGPTVTSTSRAAKGDPVNFSNKVLELNEGNWRNGLKVRLLLKRSARDKKAGHEGEYSFKDEDGFGPEHIQQHEKCLDDFVQPPNEPMWEEHGNNKEGGLRKSRSREFREVNENRGWGKGRGRPAYNSNNRGNHPGVTSNVPLNIEQPTAAKQPPVPRMPDGTKGFSMGRGKPVAVRIA; via the exons ATGATGGACGCTTCGGCAGCTGCTTCGACATCGTCGTCATCATCAGCTGGAGCTGATTATCTTCCCGAAACCCTAAGCCGGTCCTATTCATCCTCTCTCCTCGATCACGACCGTCCACTCCATCGCTTCAAATCTTCTTCCTTATCCTCATCTCCCTCCGATCCATGCCTCTATAAATCCGCCTCCTTGAGTAAGCTCAACGCCCGCGCTCCCGAATTCGTTCCTCGCATCTCGATTTCGTCCGCCGCTGCGTCTCCTTCGTCTTCGCCGTCTCTCTTGTCGCCCTCTGTATCTTCCCCCTCCTTGTCTTCCTTGTCGTCTTCCTGCGGGAACTTGCTGTCCTTGGTTCAGTCTGAGCAGCAGAGCGATCTCGCCGCTACTTTCGTCGTTCCCCGCCCTCCTGGAGTTCCCTCCTTGGTACATGTGTTTAATTCCAATGGGGCTTCGTCTTCGGCCTCCTCCAGAGCTGTCTTTCAGCTGACGTCGTCCTCGCTCGACACCAATTTGGCCTCCGCCTTGGGGTACCCTTCGCAGCTCCAATTGTACGGTGTTGCTGCTCCTGGACTTGGAGGCTTTCTCAATCAACAGCAGGACCTTTCTGTCTTGGCCCACTCTAGTTCCGATGCTTTTGATCCCTCCAAAATTGGCCTATCTGAAGAGATTGCTCTCAAAATTATCAATCAG GTGGAGTTTTATTTCAGTGATATAAATCTGGCCACTACTGGTTTTTTGTATAAAATTATGGTTAAAGATCCTGAAGGATTTG TACCAATATCTGTCATTGCATCGATAAAGAAGATCAAAACTCTCACTAAAAGTCAATCTCAGCTTGCCAGTGTCCTTAAGGGCTCATCAAAGCTT GTTGTTAGTGAGGATGGAAAAAAGGTCAGACGCCTGCATCCGCTGACTGAATTAGACATGGAAGATGTGCAA TCCAGGATAATCATTGCTGAAAATCTGCCGGAGGACCACTGTCACCAGAATTTGCTGAAGATTTTCTCAGCAGTGGGAAG TGTAAAGTCCATTCGAAGTTGTCAGCCTAGTGGACCAACAGTAACATCTACATCTAGAGCTGCGAAAGGAGATCCTGTGAACTTCAGTAACAAG GTTTTGGAGCTAAATGAGGGTAACTGGAGGAATGGTCTCAAAGTGCGGTTACTGCTTAAACGCTCA GCACGTGATAAAAAAGCTGGTCACGAGGGCGAGTACAGCTTCAAGGACGAAGATGGATTTGGACCAGAGCACATACAGCAACATGAGAAATGTTTGGATGATTTTGTGCAACCACCAAATGAGCCTATG TGGGAGGAACATGGCAACAACAAGGAAGGTGGACTGAGAAAAAGCAGAAGTCGTGAGTTTCGCGAAGTTAATGAAAATCGTGGTTGGGGAAAGGGACGTGGACGCCCTGCATATAATTCCAACAATCGTGGAAATCATCCAGGGGTAACTTCAAATGTTCCCTTGAATATTGAGCAGCCAACTGCGGCTAAGCAGCCTCCAGTGCCACGGATGCCAGATGGAACAAAGGGGTTCTCCATGGGTCGTGGAAAGCCAGTTGCTGTCAGAATTGCTTGA